A single window of Deinococcus betulae DNA harbors:
- a CDS encoding ABC transporter permease — protein sequence MTTAAPPSARRTRTLRLLSQSGVLVALLLLVLFGALRYDGFLGAYNLSTFLRYNAMFGLIAVGMCFVIITGGIDLSVGSVVAMSSVVAALLSPHGVGTAVLGGVLAGAAVGLLNGLIITRLNIQPFITTLATLLAARGLALLLARNQGGVGLDPTNTALAWVGQGDLWRLPVPGVILAVVVVAAAVALRLTPFGRHALATGGGEDASSLMGLPVDRIKLGVYGLSGALAGLSGVILAAQLGAGQPTEGLGWELSAIASVVVGGTLLTGGVGSVWATLAGTLLLGLIFNLLNFENGRGVISLSPYWQSVIRGGFLLLVVVLQSRAGGSGEP from the coding sequence ATGACGACCGCTGCTCCGCCGTCGGCGCGGCGCACCCGCACCCTGCGCCTGCTCAGCCAGTCAGGCGTGCTGGTGGCCCTGCTGCTGCTGGTGCTGTTCGGGGCGCTGCGCTACGACGGCTTTCTGGGGGCCTACAACCTCTCGACGTTCCTGCGCTACAACGCCATGTTTGGTCTGATTGCCGTGGGCATGTGCTTCGTGATCATCACGGGCGGCATTGACCTGTCGGTGGGCAGCGTGGTGGCCATGAGCAGTGTGGTGGCCGCGCTGCTGAGCCCGCACGGCGTGGGCACCGCGGTCCTGGGTGGCGTGCTGGCCGGAGCGGCGGTGGGCCTGCTGAACGGACTGATCATCACGCGGCTGAACATTCAGCCGTTCATTACGACCCTAGCCACCCTGCTGGCCGCGCGGGGGCTGGCGCTGCTGCTGGCCCGCAACCAGGGCGGCGTGGGCCTGGATCCCACCAACACGGCGCTGGCGTGGGTGGGCCAGGGCGACTTGTGGCGGCTGCCGGTGCCGGGCGTCATCCTGGCTGTGGTCGTGGTGGCGGCGGCCGTGGCCCTGCGCTTGACCCCCTTTGGCCGGCACGCCCTGGCCACCGGCGGCGGCGAGGACGCCAGCAGCTTGATGGGCCTGCCGGTAGACCGAATCAAGCTGGGCGTGTACGGGCTGTCCGGCGCGCTGGCAGGTCTGTCGGGCGTCATTCTGGCCGCGCAACTGGGCGCCGGGCAGCCCACCGAGGGCCTGGGGTGGGAACTGTCGGCCATCGCCAGCGTGGTGGTCGGCGGCACCCTGCTGACGGGCGGGGTGGGCAGCGTCTGGGCCACCCTGGCCGGCACCCTGCTGCTGGGCCTGATTTTTAACCTGCTGAACTTCGAAAACGGCCGGGGCGTGATTTCTCTGTCGCCGTACTGGCAAAGCGTGATTCGTGGAGGCTTTTTGCTGCTGGTCGTGGTGCTGCAAAGCCGCGCCGGAGGGTCCGGTGAGCCCTAA
- the hemW gene encoding radical SAM family heme chaperone HemW, which produces MSSPGPSPAYLDPVVRHLYVHVPFCPTICPYCDFHVLTRRAGLVEQYLAKLEEDAARLAGTYAVDLDTVYLGGGTPSFLRDEELRALVGSVRRHLGWGRRENTLEVNPGTVTPARAAYWQALGFDRASVGVQSLHDPTLKFLGRQHDAAQAREAVGTLVDRGMRVSGDLITAVPGQPLDADIQGLLDLGVSHVSAYTLTIEPGTEFARRGVTVHEDDERAGFERTEALLTAAGLTRYEISNYARPGQESQHNLAYWQGRTYLGLGPGAAGHYPALPEVDGRRLMGDGKGGVADGEWRMADSEVRVEGLSGQGIEEGRASPRPTSHSPFPPPPSPLTLRRTTPHLHDWLAGETGEAEPIYPHDYVTDALFMGLRLRAGLDLADLSRRSGVDVAEVYAAPLAANVARGLLTLDGPQLRATPQGWWVLNRVVTDFLEAAPSH; this is translated from the coding sequence GTGAGTTCGCCCGGCCCCTCCCCTGCCTACCTGGACCCGGTGGTGCGCCACCTGTACGTGCATGTGCCGTTTTGCCCCACCATCTGTCCCTACTGCGACTTTCATGTCCTGACGCGGCGGGCCGGGCTGGTGGAACAGTACCTGGCCAAACTGGAAGAGGACGCCGCGCGCTTGGCCGGCACCTACGCCGTGGACCTGGACACGGTGTACCTAGGCGGCGGCACCCCCAGCTTTCTGCGGGACGAAGAACTGCGCGCGCTGGTGGGCAGCGTGAGGCGGCACCTGGGCTGGGGCCGGCGGGAAAACACCCTGGAGGTCAACCCCGGTACCGTGACGCCCGCCCGCGCGGCCTACTGGCAGGCGCTGGGCTTTGACCGCGCCAGTGTGGGCGTGCAGAGCCTGCATGACCCCACCCTGAAGTTCCTGGGCCGTCAGCACGACGCCGCGCAGGCCAGAGAAGCCGTCGGCACCCTGGTGGACCGGGGGATGCGGGTCAGTGGCGACCTGATTACAGCGGTGCCAGGGCAACCGCTGGACGCCGATATTCAGGGCCTGTTGGACTTGGGGGTGAGCCATGTCAGCGCCTACACCCTGACCATTGAGCCTGGCACCGAGTTTGCCCGCCGGGGCGTCACGGTGCACGAGGACGACGAGCGCGCCGGCTTTGAACGCACTGAGGCGCTGCTGACCGCCGCCGGCCTGACCCGCTACGAGATCAGCAATTACGCGCGCCCCGGGCAGGAATCGCAGCACAACCTCGCTTACTGGCAGGGCCGCACGTATCTGGGGCTGGGGCCAGGAGCGGCGGGGCATTACCCGGCTTTGCCGGAGGTTGATGGTCGCAGGTTGATGGGTGATGGAAAGGGCGGGGTAGCGGATGGCGAGTGGCGGATGGCAGATAGCGAAGTGCGAGTTGAGGGGTTGAGCGGCCAAGGCATTGAGGAAGGACGGGCTTCTCCAAGGCCCACGTCCCATTCACCATTTCCCCCTCCCCCCTCACCCCTCACCCTGCGCCGCACCACTCCTCACCTGCACGACTGGCTGGCGGGCGAGACGGGCGAGGCCGAGCCGATTTACCCACACGATTACGTCACCGACGCCCTGTTCATGGGCTTGCGGCTACGGGCCGGCCTCGATCTGGCCGACCTCTCGCGGCGCAGCGGGGTGGATGTGGCGGAGGTGTACGCCGCGCCTCTGGCGGCCAATGTGGCGCGTGGCCTACTGACCCTGGACGGCCCCCAGCTGCGGGCCACGCCGCAGGGCTGGTGGGTCCTGAACCGCGTGGTGACGGACTTTCTGGAGGCGGCGCCCAGCCACTGA
- a CDS encoding AbfB domain-containing protein: MRPLPLLSLLSVSLLLASCAGTDGHDHTHAPETQASTRHSHDALWQAHHPTGDTLQVQLPDRDAPSTVTLSGGHAYLGDDIIGDVRGTAVVGLSGQTILRTDRSGIQPLSSGITDAGLKWPGAVVPFVFDGSATANIRTQFNQAVQIYNGQTVVRYVARTNQANYVRVVAGDGCSSYVGMMSTSFKPNGQEITLGRDGCGVGAALHEMGHAAGLEHEQQRQDRDSYITVNYGLIDPAWRSQYDIIRDNRVNTAFTGYDVHSIMHYGNSQVNSQWVMTSKQGVPPEQIGQNSGYLTDGDKTAFRTIYGNVNGGGGGQGITLTTGQWTSLQVVTPGFTNRFLRHLNSLGYTEVVTSGSSATLKQDATFRVVGALDGTGCYSLESRNFPGQFLRHQNNRLRIDRNDGSDLMRRDATFCAQTGLAGLGGVSFVSRNINNAYIRHRNGEVWLDVNDGSTAFKQDASWNLAGAWAP; encoded by the coding sequence ATGCGTCCACTTCCGCTTCTTAGCCTGCTCAGTGTCTCGCTGTTGTTGGCGTCGTGTGCCGGCACGGACGGGCATGACCACACCCACGCCCCCGAAACCCAGGCCAGCACGCGCCACAGCCACGACGCCCTGTGGCAGGCCCACCATCCCACCGGAGACACCCTTCAGGTCCAATTGCCCGACCGCGACGCGCCCAGCACCGTGACCCTCAGCGGTGGCCACGCTTACCTGGGCGACGACATCATCGGGGACGTGCGCGGCACGGCAGTGGTGGGCCTGAGTGGGCAGACCATCCTGCGCACCGACCGGAGCGGCATTCAGCCTCTCAGCAGCGGGATTACCGACGCGGGCCTCAAGTGGCCGGGGGCCGTGGTGCCTTTCGTCTTTGACGGCAGCGCCACCGCCAACATCCGCACCCAATTTAACCAAGCCGTGCAGATTTACAACGGGCAGACCGTGGTGCGGTACGTGGCGCGCACCAATCAGGCCAATTACGTGCGGGTGGTGGCCGGCGACGGGTGCAGCAGCTACGTGGGCATGATGAGCACCAGTTTCAAGCCCAACGGCCAGGAGATTACCCTGGGCCGCGACGGCTGTGGCGTGGGCGCCGCCCTGCACGAAATGGGCCACGCGGCGGGCCTGGAACACGAGCAGCAGCGGCAGGACCGCGACAGCTACATCACCGTGAACTACGGCCTGATTGATCCGGCGTGGCGCAGCCAGTACGACATCATCCGCGACAACCGGGTCAATACCGCTTTTACCGGCTACGACGTGCATTCCATCATGCACTACGGCAACAGCCAGGTGAACAGCCAGTGGGTGATGACCAGCAAGCAGGGCGTGCCGCCCGAGCAGATTGGGCAGAACAGCGGTTACCTGACCGACGGCGACAAAACAGCTTTCCGCACCATCTACGGCAATGTGAACGGGGGCGGCGGAGGCCAGGGCATCACCCTGACCACCGGGCAGTGGACCTCGCTGCAGGTGGTCACGCCCGGCTTTACCAACCGGTTCCTGCGTCACCTGAACAGCCTGGGCTACACCGAGGTCGTCACCAGCGGCAGCAGCGCCACCCTGAAACAGGACGCCACCTTCCGCGTCGTGGGCGCGCTGGACGGCACTGGCTGTTATTCGCTGGAATCGCGCAACTTCCCCGGCCAGTTCCTGCGCCACCAGAACAACCGCCTGCGGATTGACCGCAACGACGGCAGCGACCTGATGCGCCGCGACGCGACCTTCTGCGCGCAGACCGGCCTGGCGGGCTTAGGCGGCGTGAGTTTCGTGTCGCGCAACATCAATAACGCCTACATTCGTCACCGCAACGGCGAGGTGTGGCTGGACGTGAACGACGGCAGCACGGCCTTTAAGCAGGACGCCAGCTGGAACTTGGCCGGCGCCTGGGCACCTTAA
- a CDS encoding sugar ABC transporter ATP-binding protein, whose protein sequence is MSQSPDSSLPLLDMQDIRKTFAGVPALDRASLTVGPGEVHALIGQNGAGKSTLIKVLTGAYRRDAGQVTFAGAAVDFPSPLAAQRGGIATIYQEVNLVPLRSVAENIMLGREPRRFGLIDWHALNDRARQALSDLGLTLEVTRPLGGYSTAVQQMVALARAVSVQARLVVMDEPTSSLNEREVETLFGVIRGLKARGVSVLFVSHRLDELYEVCDRITVMRDGHTVFSGPMTDVSRLRLVELMLGRALDSSGAQTGFVRGQASDEELLSARGVTLGTRLRGAGVEVRRGEVVGLAGLLGSGRSELAGVLFGAERPDQAQITLRGQAVAFRAPGDAIRAGLGFCSEDRKAQGIIPDLSVRENLTLALLPRLARAGVVDTARQAEIVDRFMTRLGIKASSAEQPIRELSGGNQQKVLLSRWLATEPDLLILDEPTRGIDVGAKAEIQRLIGELAQGGLGVLMISSELEELIEGCHEVTVLRDGRRVARLSGEAMTEDALLHAMAQGEADSGAAGAA, encoded by the coding sequence TTGAGCCAGTCGCCCGATTCTTCCCTGCCGCTGCTAGACATGCAGGACATCCGCAAAACCTTCGCCGGCGTTCCGGCGCTGGACCGCGCGTCGCTGACGGTTGGTCCCGGCGAGGTTCACGCCCTGATCGGCCAGAATGGGGCGGGCAAAAGCACGCTGATTAAAGTGCTGACGGGGGCCTACCGGCGCGACGCCGGGCAGGTCACGTTTGCCGGCGCGGCGGTGGATTTTCCCAGCCCCCTGGCCGCGCAGCGCGGCGGCATTGCCACCATTTACCAGGAAGTCAATCTGGTGCCGCTGCGCAGCGTGGCCGAGAACATCATGCTGGGCCGCGAGCCGCGCCGCTTTGGCCTGATTGACTGGCACGCCCTGAACGACCGCGCCCGGCAGGCCCTGAGCGACCTGGGCCTGACCCTGGAGGTCACGCGGCCCCTCGGGGGCTACAGCACCGCCGTGCAGCAGATGGTGGCGCTGGCACGCGCCGTGAGCGTGCAGGCGCGCCTAGTCGTGATGGACGAACCCACCAGTTCCCTGAACGAGCGCGAGGTCGAGACCCTCTTTGGGGTCATCCGGGGCCTGAAGGCGCGCGGGGTGTCGGTGCTGTTCGTGTCTCACCGCCTGGACGAGCTGTACGAGGTCTGCGACCGCATCACGGTGATGCGCGACGGGCATACGGTGTTCAGCGGCCCTATGACTGACGTGAGCCGGCTGCGGCTGGTCGAGCTGATGCTGGGGCGCGCCCTGGACAGCAGCGGCGCCCAGACGGGCTTTGTGCGGGGGCAGGCCAGCGACGAGGAACTCCTGAGCGCACGCGGCGTCACCCTGGGCACGCGGCTGCGCGGCGCTGGGGTGGAGGTCCGCCGGGGCGAGGTGGTGGGGCTGGCCGGGCTGCTGGGGTCCGGGCGCAGCGAATTGGCCGGCGTGCTGTTCGGCGCCGAACGCCCCGACCAGGCCCAGATCACCCTGCGCGGCCAGGCGGTGGCCTTCCGGGCGCCGGGCGACGCCATTCGCGCCGGGCTGGGTTTTTGCAGCGAGGACCGCAAGGCGCAGGGCATCATTCCTGACCTGAGCGTGCGCGAGAACCTGACGCTGGCGCTGCTGCCGCGCCTGGCCCGCGCCGGGGTGGTGGACACGGCGCGGCAGGCCGAGATCGTGGACCGCTTTATGACCCGGCTGGGCATCAAAGCCAGCAGCGCCGAGCAGCCTATCCGTGAACTGTCGGGGGGCAACCAGCAAAAGGTGCTGCTTTCGCGCTGGCTGGCCACCGAACCGGACCTCCTGATTCTGGACGAGCCCACGCGCGGCATTGATGTGGGCGCCAAGGCCGAGATTCAGCGCCTGATCGGCGAACTGGCGCAGGGGGGCTTAGGGGTGCTGATGATTTCCAGCGAACTGGAAGAACTGATTGAAGGGTGCCACGAGGTCACGGTGCTGCGGGACGGCCGCCGCGTGGCGCGCCTGAGCGGCGAGGCCATGACCGAAGACGCCCTGCTACACGCCATGGCCCAAGGCGAAGCCGACTCAGGCGCCGCCGGGGCCGCGTGA
- a CDS encoding ABC transporter permease: MKGEVQTVPSSPARPARRPLAWGDLWADLHAIRVSLLILAALLLFNALFTPNFLSVQTLNVNLTQVATTVIVAMGMTLVIATGGVDLSVGSLMAISGVLAPLLFLNPAFAGAPALGVAPAFVLPVLAAGAFGLLNGVFVTRLRLQPIVATLVLYIAGRGIAQVITNGQLQSFTRPDFSYIGLGRPLGIPFQVLLMLVIVAVTYWAVRRTVFGRYVLAVGGNEQAARLAGIPVARVKLAVYGLSGLLAGVAGLIVIAINSSSDANQVGLNMELDAIAAVAVGGTLLSGGRAQVLGTVAGALIIQLIRYTLLARGVPDAAALMVKAAIIVAAVALLQRRGGRS, encoded by the coding sequence GTGAAGGGCGAGGTGCAGACCGTGCCGTCCAGCCCCGCCCGACCCGCCCGGCGCCCGCTGGCCTGGGGCGACCTCTGGGCTGACCTGCACGCCATCCGGGTCAGCCTGCTGATTCTGGCGGCCCTGCTGCTGTTTAACGCTCTGTTTACCCCCAATTTTCTGAGCGTGCAGACCCTGAACGTGAACCTGACGCAAGTGGCCACCACCGTCATCGTGGCGATGGGCATGACCCTGGTGATTGCCACCGGGGGCGTGGACCTGTCGGTGGGCTCACTGATGGCCATCAGTGGAGTGCTGGCCCCGCTGCTGTTTTTAAATCCGGCGTTCGCGGGGGCGCCCGCCCTGGGGGTGGCGCCGGCGTTCGTGCTGCCGGTGCTAGCGGCCGGGGCATTTGGGCTGCTCAACGGCGTTTTCGTCACGCGGCTGCGCCTGCAACCCATCGTGGCCACGCTGGTGCTGTATATCGCTGGGCGCGGCATTGCGCAGGTCATCACCAATGGGCAGCTCCAGAGCTTCACCCGCCCTGACTTCTCGTATATCGGGCTGGGGCGCCCACTGGGGATTCCCTTTCAGGTGCTGCTGATGCTGGTCATCGTGGCGGTGACGTACTGGGCGGTGCGGCGCACCGTGTTCGGGCGCTACGTGCTGGCAGTGGGCGGCAACGAACAGGCCGCGCGGCTGGCCGGCATTCCGGTCGCCCGCGTCAAACTGGCGGTGTACGGCCTCAGTGGGCTGCTAGCGGGCGTGGCGGGACTGATCGTCATTGCCATCAATTCCAGCAGCGACGCCAATCAGGTGGGCCTCAATATGGAACTGGACGCCATTGCGGCGGTGGCAGTGGGCGGCACCCTCCTCAGCGGCGGGCGGGCGCAGGTGCTGGGCACAGTGGCCGGCGCCCTGATTATTCAGCTCATTCGCTACACCCTGCTGGCGCGCGGGGTGCCCGACGCCGCCGCCCTGATGGTCAAGGCCGCCATCATCGTGGCGGCAGTGGCGCTGCTGCAGCGCCGGGGAGGCCGCTCATGA
- a CDS encoding ABC transporter substrate-binding protein: MKRTTMVLGGVALLLTGTVLAQGLPKLAVKKTYRVGFAQTESNNPWRLAQTKSMQDEARRLGHQLVYTDAAGSTAKQVADVRSMIAQKVDAIFLSPREDKPLAPVVKEAAKAGIPVILLDRNIDPALAKAGTDYVTFIGSDFVQEGQRVANWLVKNAKGKTNIIELEGTTGSSPANDRKKGFDDVIRKNSQFKILASQTGNFARDTGRQVAETLLQANPTANVIYAHNDEMAIGAVSAIRAAGKRPGVDIIVLSIDGGKEAVQMVADGSINYVVECNPRFGPAAFKTLAGYAAGQKYPAKVINADRDYTPQNAKAGLASAY; this comes from the coding sequence ATGAAACGAACCACCATGGTGCTGGGCGGCGTGGCCCTCCTCCTGACCGGCACGGTGCTGGCCCAGGGCCTGCCCAAACTGGCGGTCAAGAAGACCTACCGCGTGGGCTTTGCCCAGACCGAGAGCAACAACCCCTGGCGCCTGGCCCAGACCAAGAGCATGCAGGACGAGGCCCGGCGCCTGGGCCACCAGCTGGTGTACACCGACGCCGCCGGTTCTACGGCCAAGCAGGTGGCCGACGTGCGCTCCATGATCGCGCAGAAGGTGGACGCCATCTTCCTGTCGCCGCGTGAAGACAAGCCGCTGGCCCCCGTGGTCAAAGAGGCCGCCAAAGCGGGTATTCCGGTGATTCTGCTCGACCGCAACATTGACCCCGCGCTGGCCAAGGCCGGCACCGACTACGTCACCTTTATCGGGTCGGACTTTGTTCAGGAAGGGCAGCGGGTCGCCAACTGGCTGGTCAAGAACGCCAAGGGCAAGACCAACATCATTGAGCTGGAAGGCACCACCGGCTCCAGCCCCGCCAACGACCGCAAGAAGGGCTTTGACGACGTGATTCGCAAGAATTCGCAGTTCAAGATTCTGGCCAGCCAGACCGGCAACTTTGCCCGCGACACGGGCCGACAGGTCGCCGAAACGCTGCTGCAGGCCAACCCCACCGCTAACGTGATTTACGCCCACAACGACGAAATGGCGATTGGCGCCGTGTCGGCCATCCGGGCGGCCGGCAAACGCCCCGGCGTGGACATCATCGTGCTGTCTATTGACGGCGGCAAGGAAGCCGTACAGATGGTGGCGGACGGCAGCATCAACTACGTTGTGGAATGCAACCCGCGCTTTGGGCCAGCCGCCTTCAAGACCCTGGCCGGTTACGCCGCCGGGCAGAAGTACCCCGCTAAGGTGATCAACGCCGACCGCGATTACACCCCGCAGAACGCCAAAGCTGGCCTGGCCAGCGCGTACTAA
- a CDS encoding ArsR/SmtB family transcription factor → MPIAGRRTLIVEGEEALRVARAVDSETRMSMLSLLSHSPMNVTALTTAMGLPASTVNFNIKTLEDAGLLDVQFMPGTRGRQKLISKRYEEILIKLPGAAVSAQSNVVEISMPIGNYRRSDVQPTCGLATEAKLIGMVDDPRSFFEPEHVFAQIIWMRHGTLGYDFPNNLPHGAEATELEVSMELCSEAPEHDLDWPSDITVWVNGTELGTWTSPADFGGVPGKVTPRWWPLNHTQYGVLKRFKISREGTFIDGRQVSATTTIDQLALGAQPLIELRVGVKDDARHKGGMNLFGRRFGNTEQDIVMRVWYEFREGERPYVIK, encoded by the coding sequence ATGCCTATTGCCGGACGCCGCACCCTGATTGTCGAGGGCGAGGAAGCCCTGCGCGTGGCCCGCGCGGTGGACAGCGAGACCCGCATGTCCATGTTGAGCCTGCTCTCGCACAGCCCCATGAATGTCACAGCCCTGACCACGGCGATGGGGCTGCCTGCGTCCACGGTCAACTTCAATATCAAGACCCTGGAAGACGCAGGCCTGCTGGACGTGCAGTTCATGCCGGGAACGCGCGGGCGGCAGAAGCTGATCAGCAAGCGCTACGAGGAGATTTTGATCAAGCTGCCGGGCGCGGCGGTCAGCGCCCAGAGCAACGTCGTCGAGATTTCCATGCCGATTGGCAATTACCGCCGTTCGGACGTGCAGCCCACCTGCGGCCTGGCCACCGAAGCCAAGCTCATTGGCATGGTGGACGATCCGCGTTCCTTTTTCGAGCCTGAACACGTGTTTGCCCAGATCATCTGGATGCGCCACGGCACCCTGGGCTACGACTTTCCCAACAACCTGCCCCACGGCGCCGAGGCCACCGAGCTGGAAGTTTCGATGGAACTGTGCTCCGAAGCCCCGGAACACGATCTGGACTGGCCGTCGGACATCACGGTGTGGGTCAATGGCACCGAACTGGGGACCTGGACCAGCCCCGCCGATTTTGGCGGTGTGCCGGGCAAGGTCACGCCGCGCTGGTGGCCACTCAACCACACGCAGTACGGGGTTCTCAAACGCTTCAAGATCAGCCGCGAGGGCACCTTTATTGACGGGCGGCAGGTCAGCGCCACCACGACCATCGACCAGTTGGCTCTGGGCGCCCAGCCCCTGATCGAGTTGCGGGTGGGCGTCAAGGACGACGCGCGCCACAAAGGCGGCATGAACCTGTTTGGCCGCCGCTTTGGCAACACCGAGCAGGACATCGTCATGCGCGTGTGGTACGAGTTCCGCGAAGGCGAGCGGCCTTACGTCATCAAGTAG
- a CDS encoding bleomycin resistance protein, translating to MTTDPVSLVPVTEWAPLVPELMTSDLARSLDLYTRLFGFTIHYTRPGFAYLSLGRVQWMLEQAEPDKAWQTGPLERPYGRGVNFQIQAPDLGALHARLTAASYPLFRPLHTATYAEGDTLHTVRQLLVQDPDGYLLRFTD from the coding sequence ATGACTACCGACCCCGTCTCGCTGGTGCCCGTCACCGAGTGGGCCCCCCTGGTGCCCGAACTGATGACCAGTGACCTGGCCCGCAGCCTGGACCTCTATACGCGCCTCTTTGGATTCACCATCCACTACACCCGGCCCGGCTTTGCCTACCTGAGCCTGGGGCGGGTGCAGTGGATGCTGGAACAGGCTGAGCCGGACAAGGCGTGGCAGACGGGCCCACTGGAGAGGCCCTACGGACGCGGCGTCAATTTTCAGATTCAGGCACCGGACTTGGGCGCCCTCCATGCGCGGCTGACGGCGGCCAGCTATCCGCTGTTCCGGCCCCTACACACCGCCACCTACGCCGAGGGCGACACCCTGCACACCGTGCGGCAGCTACTGGTTCAGGACCCCGACGGCTACCTGCTGCGGTTCACCGATTAA
- the lpdA gene encoding dihydrolipoyl dehydrogenase → MTTSYDYDVLVIGAGPGGYHAAIRAAQLGLKVACAEREAVGGVCLNVGCIPTKALLHAGEQIAAARHAADFGLTFGEQKLDIAKLNGWKDGIVKKLTGGVGGLFKANKVAHLQGQASFVDDHTVKVGDKTYTAGSIIIATGSEPAKLPGLEVDQQTIVDSTGALVMPDPVPARMLCVGGGVIGFEFAHVYNNMGTKVKVIEFLPAIIPGADADAVKEFQKAMKKQGIEIAVQTKANKAEKKADGIHVELEDVKTGAKTVEVFDRVLVAVGRRPRTDGLNAQAAGVTVTERGFIPADSRQRTNVPHIYSIGDVASNPMLAHKAMKEGLVAAEVIAGKPAEQDAVAIPGVVYTSPELAWVGLTEQEAKDKGYEVKTGVFPLSASGRAMTLQQTDGFVKMVVEKDTDLLLGVHIVGPHASDLLGEAGLALEMAATASDIALTIHAHPTLGESVLEAAEAVHKQAIHIMNR, encoded by the coding sequence ATGACGACATCCTATGACTACGACGTGCTGGTCATCGGTGCGGGGCCGGGCGGATACCACGCGGCCATCCGCGCCGCGCAGCTGGGGTTGAAAGTAGCCTGCGCCGAGCGCGAGGCCGTGGGCGGCGTGTGTCTGAACGTGGGCTGTATTCCCACCAAGGCGCTGCTGCACGCGGGCGAACAGATTGCCGCCGCCCGCCACGCCGCCGACTTTGGCCTGACCTTCGGCGAACAGAAGCTGGACATTGCCAAGCTGAACGGCTGGAAAGACGGCATCGTCAAGAAGCTCACGGGCGGCGTGGGCGGCCTGTTCAAGGCCAATAAAGTCGCGCACCTGCAGGGCCAGGCCAGCTTCGTGGACGACCACACCGTCAAGGTCGGGGACAAAACCTACACGGCGGGCAGCATCATCATCGCCACCGGCTCAGAGCCCGCCAAACTGCCGGGGCTGGAGGTGGACCAGCAGACCATCGTGGATTCCACGGGCGCTCTGGTCATGCCAGACCCCGTGCCCGCCCGCATGCTGTGCGTGGGCGGCGGGGTCATCGGTTTTGAGTTCGCGCACGTGTACAACAACATGGGCACCAAGGTCAAAGTCATCGAGTTCCTGCCCGCCATCATTCCGGGCGCCGACGCCGACGCCGTCAAGGAATTCCAGAAGGCCATGAAAAAGCAGGGCATCGAGATTGCCGTGCAGACCAAAGCCAACAAAGCCGAGAAAAAGGCCGACGGCATTCATGTCGAACTGGAAGACGTCAAGACCGGCGCCAAGACTGTGGAGGTCTTTGACCGCGTGCTGGTCGCCGTAGGCCGCCGCCCGCGCACCGACGGCCTGAACGCCCAGGCGGCGGGCGTCACCGTGACCGAGCGCGGCTTTATTCCCGCTGACAGCCGGCAGCGCACCAACGTGCCGCACATTTATTCCATTGGCGACGTGGCCAGCAACCCCATGCTGGCGCACAAGGCCATGAAAGAAGGACTGGTGGCGGCTGAAGTAATTGCTGGCAAACCCGCCGAGCAGGACGCCGTGGCTATTCCCGGCGTGGTGTACACCAGCCCCGAACTGGCCTGGGTGGGCCTGACCGAGCAGGAAGCGAAAGACAAGGGCTATGAGGTGAAGACCGGTGTGTTCCCCCTGTCAGCTTCAGGCCGCGCCATGACGCTGCAGCAGACCGACGGCTTCGTGAAGATGGTCGTAGAAAAAGACACGGACCTGCTGCTGGGCGTGCATATCGTGGGGCCGCACGCCAGCGACCTGCTGGGCGAGGCGGGCCTGGCGCTGGAAATGGCCGCCACCGCGTCTGACATCGCCCTGACCATCCACGCGCACCCCACCCTGGGCGAAAGCGTGCTGGAAGCGGCCGAGGCCGTCCATAAGCAGGCCATTCACATCATGAACCGCTGA